Proteins found in one Polyodon spathula isolate WHYD16114869_AA chromosome 10, ASM1765450v1, whole genome shotgun sequence genomic segment:
- the LOC121321456 gene encoding mitoguardin 1-like: MKKTTVMFYTWSRIKTKRAYMVEPKGFFYHLYEVYDYTHPEIMWAAFGPESKTKDFFYILKGQIIYFMKDMFSFKSHQFDTPDLLAKEIFENLEQRVELLSSYLDEERKT; the protein is encoded by the exons ATGAAGAAAACT ACTGTTATGTTTTACACCTGGTCACGGATAAAGACCAAGAGGGCATACATGGTG GAGCCCAAGGGTTTCTTCTACCATTTATATGAAGTTTATGATTACACACACCCTGAGATTATGTGGGCAGCTTTTGGaccagaaagcaaaacaaaggattttttttatatactgaag ggacaaatcatttattttatgaagGACATGTTCAGCTTTAAGAGCCACCAGTTTGATACCCCAGATTTGCTGGCTAAGGAAATCTTTGAAAATCTGGAACAGCGAGTGGAGCTTCTGAGTTCCTACCTAGACGAAGAGCGCAAGACATAA